A DNA window from candidate division TA06 bacterium contains the following coding sequences:
- a CDS encoding Hsp20/alpha crystallin family protein yields MSEDEVKFVKVIRHDLSRLFQDLGQLAHPSYHLNDQAAWQPYADVYETEDEFVIKLELAGVAKSDISITLIDDRLCIRGLRRELAQEDGRRWYHKMEIIQGQFEKMVAVPQGIATNQIKSSFNNGILDIRLPKSQKLTVEVPVE; encoded by the coding sequence ATGTCCGAAGACGAAGTAAAGTTTGTCAAAGTGATCCGCCACGACTTGAGCAGGCTTTTTCAGGATCTGGGCCAGCTGGCCCACCCTTCGTATCACCTTAACGATCAGGCGGCCTGGCAGCCCTATGCCGACGTCTACGAGACCGAGGATGAGTTCGTCATCAAACTGGAACTGGCCGGGGTGGCCAAAAGCGATATCTCCATAACTTTGATCGACGACCGCCTTTGCATCCGGGGTTTGCGGCGGGAACTGGCCCAGGAGGACGGCAGAAGGTGGTACCACAAGATGGAGATCATCCAGGGGCAGTTCGAAAAGATGGTAGCCGTGCCCCAGGGCATCGCCACCAACCAGATCAAATCCAGCTTTAACAATGGAATACTGGACATCAGGCTGCCCAAGTCGCAGAAGCTGACGGTGGAGGTCCCGGTAGAGTAA